Proteins encoded within one genomic window of Terriglobia bacterium:
- a CDS encoding glutaredoxin family protein, producing MPADEVILYSRKGCHLCEVVKESLERLVHRAQFTWREVDIDQDEELRKKYNNEVPVVFINGRKAFKYAMDEEEFLRKLARIQ from the coding sequence ATGCCTGCCGACGAGGTAATTCTCTATTCCCGCAAAGGTTGTCATTTGTGCGAGGTGGTAAAGGAGTCGCTGGAACGGCTAGTGCACCGCGCCCAGTTCACCTGGCGCGAAGTGGACATCGATCAGGACGAGGAGCTACGAAAGAAATATAACAACGAAGTGCCGGTGGTGTTCATCAATGGGCGAAAGGCTTTCAAGTACGCGATGGATGAAGAGGAGTTTTTGAGGAAGCTGGCGCGGATTCAGTGA